GATTGCTTGGCTTGACCGAAAGAAAATTTCTAAAACCATGGCTACTTTCTGGGGAATTTTCTTTCTGGGGTTGAGTTTCTTGGTATTAAACCTGAGCACGTGGAGCGGTGTGCTAGTAATAGCTATGTTATTAATGACTTTGGGAGAAATGATTGGGTTTCCATTTTCAAACGCACTGGCATTGGAAATGTCACCAAAAGGGAGAAAGGGCAGTTATATGGCGCTATACAGTATGAGTTTTAGCGTTGCGCATTTAATTGGCCACAATGGTGGGATGAATTTGGTGAATAGTTTCGGCTATTTTAAAACTTGGACAATTTTTTCAATATTCCTGCTTTTTATAGCAGCGCTGACAATCTGGCTATACTTTTTACTTAAAAAATCACAAACAGGAAATATATAACCCAAATTTATAATTGAGGATTTTTTTTGGGGCGTCTTTGCTTACGCGAAACAATGACCGCATCCAAACACGAAATCATCAAGCCAATTCCCGCAAAGAGGCATATTAATCTAACAAAAAAATCACCGGGATATTCTAGGCCAGTAAAGCCCAGTAATGCCGTAATAATGGTTACGATTAAAAATTGGAAAGTATAATTTTTCATAACATTGTTTTTTGGAAAGTACTTGTAGCTAAAGTACATTGAAAGATGAGTTGTTTTTCTTAAAATGAAACCAATTATAACATTTTTAACACAACAGTATTTAT
The Aequorivita iocasae genome window above contains:
- a CDS encoding DUF1328 domain-containing protein, whose product is MKNYTFQFLIVTIITALLGFTGLEYPGDFFVRLICLFAGIGLMISCLDAVIVSRKQRRPKKNPQL